The Fragaria vesca subsp. vesca linkage group LG2, FraVesHawaii_1.0, whole genome shotgun sequence genome includes a window with the following:
- the LOC101311526 gene encoding legumin A-like — protein sequence MAKPLQLAIPLCLVLLHVLSQYGCLAADPQFEPIKQNQCQIDQLQAREPDIQIECEAGRIESWDHYQNDFQCAGVAAQRITIEPNGLHLPSYTHSPQLMYIVKGWGVMMTALPGCPETFELSQGSEQVQEERQGFDDLERHQKVRFIGEGDIIAIPPGIVHWVHNNGNSSLVAVSLLDICNDLNQLDRNPRRFYLAGNPEDEFNRQGEDISQEDEFNQQEGEGISYEQRRHSGQGSNYNNNIFAGFDTSLLADALNVDIETAMKVHGQIDQQRSQIVRVEGKFGFLHPPIKSSHWQRTQQEQKDEQQGLQGRHDNGLGESLCNIALKQYLGDPRRADIYTPQAGRINILNSNDMPILKQMSLSAETGFLYNNAIYSPHWNLLAHEIFYVIRGSARVQVVNDNGETIFDDEVRQGQLFIVPQNHAVLQKAIDNQGFQYIAFKTQDNAIINTMAGWTSVLRALPDDVLVNAYQISQEEARMLKYNRQETLVLSSSSSS from the exons ATGGCTAAGCCCTTACAGCTTGCTATTCCTCTTTGCTTGGTACTCCTTCATGTCCTCTCCCAATACGGGTGCTTAGCAGCTGATCCGCAGTTTGAACCCATCAAGCAAAATCAGTGCCAAATCGATCAACTCCAAGCCCGCGAACCCGATATTCAGATCGAGTGTGAAGCTGGTCGGATTGAGTCATGGGATCACTACCAGAATGACTTTCAGTGCGCCGGCGTCGCGGCTCAGCGAATCACCATTGAACCCAATGGCCTTCACTTGCCTTCTTACACACATTCCCCTCAACTCATGTACATCGTCAAAG GTTGGGGTGTGATGATGACTGCATTGCCTGGCTGTCCGGAGACGTTCGAATTGTCTCAAGGCTCTGAACAAGTACAAGAAGAAAGACAAGGCTTCGACGATTTAGAACGCCACCAGAAGGTTCGGTTCATTGGAGAAGGTGACATCATTGCTATTCCTCCTGGGATTGTCCACTGGGTGCACAACAATGGCAACTCATCCCTCGTCGCCGTTAGTCTTCTAGACATCTGCAACGACCTTAACCAGCTTGATCGAAACCCGAGG AGATTCTATCTTGCTGGTAACCCGGAAGATGAGTTTAACCGACAAGGGGAAGACATAAGTCAGGAGGATGAGTTTAACCAACAAGAAGGGGAAGGCATAAGTTATGAGCAGAGACGCCACTCGGGTCAGGGATCAAATTACAACAATAACATCTTCGCAGGCTTTGACACTAGCCTACTTGCAGACGCTCTCAATGTGGACATTGAAACTGCCATGAAAGTTCATGGCCAGATTGATCAACAACGAAGCCAAATCGTGAGAGTGGAGGGAAAATTTGGTTTTCTCCACCCTCCAATTAAGTCATCACATTGGCAGCGAACCCAACAGGAACAAAAAGATGAGCAGCAAGGACTGCAGGGAAGACATGACAATGGTCTTGGGGAGTCATTGTGCAACATTGCTCTAAAACAGTACCTTGGTGACCCTAGACGTGCAGACATTTACACGCCACAAGCTGGTCGCATCAATATCCTCAACAGCAATGATATGCCCATCCTTAAGCAAATGTCCCTCAGCGCCGAGACGGGTTTCTTGTACAAT AATGCCATCTATAGCCCACATTGGAACCTCTTGGCACACGAAATATTCTACGTGATCAGAGGAAGTGCTAGGGTACAAGTGGTGAATGACAATGGTGAGACCATATTCGACGATGAGGTCCGCCAGGGTCAGTTGTTTATAGTGCCGCAAAACCACGCAGTCTTGCAGAAGGCTATTGACAATCAGGGATTCCAATACATAGCATTCAAGACGCAGGACAACGCGATCATCAACACAATGGCTGGCTGGACCTCAGTCTTGAGAGCACTGCCGGATGATGTGCTAGTAAATGCGTACCAAATTTCTCAAGAAGAGGCCAGGATGCTCAAGTACAACAGGCAGGAGACCCTTGTATTGAGTTCATCAAGTTCCTCTTAG
- the LOC101311235 gene encoding uncharacterized protein LOC101311235, whose protein sequence is MARPSQLTHLTLLLLLLATTATARPGFLFTRTTGRCTPDYWGSRVESWPRMVPQTSTVSKVFGSRAYERYRSDLTLMEATARNDDENVFPRLLKEASAALINSYARKGFPYTAWEVKTRVIQGLVSERAAARQAQVFFQANRACDLH, encoded by the coding sequence ATGGCTCGTCCTTCTCAACTGACTCACCTCACTCTTCTTCTTCTTCTTCTAGCTACAACCGCAACAGCCAGGCCAGGCTTTCTCTTCACTCGAACCACTGGGCGGTGCACGCCGGACTACTGGGGCAGCAGAGTGGAGTCATGGCCGAGGATGGTCCCGCAGACCTCGACGGTGTCCAAGGTGTTCGGGTCCAGAGCCTACGAACGTTACAGATCCGATCTGACGCTGATGGAAGCGACGGCCAGGAACGACGATGAGAACGTGTTCCCTAGGCTGCTCAAGGAGGCGAGCGCGGCGCTGATCAACTCGTACGCCAGGAAAGGGTTCCCGTACACGGCGTGGGAGGTGAAGACGAGGGTCATTCAGGGCTTGGTGTCGGAGAGGGCGGCGGCCCGTCAGGCCCAGGTTTTCTTTCAGGCCAATCGGGCTTGTGATCTCCACTAG